A single window of Paenibacillus sp. FSL H8-0537 DNA harbors:
- a CDS encoding glucosaminidase domain-containing protein: MGKPNAYWRGKAVNKGTWEEYNGKTVNITAAFRAYDTLYDFYMDQDLLFGLSRYARVRTAKTPEEQAAALYACGYATDSAYASKLLAIIKANDLKKYDAVEAEAVEDEQEMKLSEAQKKMLVAALQSLFDKKVITDKTWIEKAQKGTLTLWELTWLNTIILARK, encoded by the coding sequence ATCGGTAAGCCTAACGCCTACTGGCGTGGTAAGGCGGTCAATAAAGGAACATGGGAGGAGTACAACGGTAAGACGGTCAATATCACGGCTGCATTTAGGGCATACGATACCCTGTATGATTTTTACATGGATCAAGACCTATTGTTTGGCCTCAGCCGTTACGCTCGTGTGAGGACAGCTAAAACACCAGAGGAGCAAGCGGCAGCGCTGTATGCCTGCGGATATGCGACTGACTCGGCTTATGCAAGCAAGTTGCTGGCGATTATCAAAGCTAATGACCTTAAAAAATATGATGCTGTTGAGGCAGAGGCAGTAGAAGATGAACAAGAAATGAAGCTATCTGAGGCTCAAAAGAAAATGCTTGTAGCGGCGCTGCAATCCCTATTTGATAAAAAGGTGATTACTGACAAGACATGGATTGAGAAGGCGCAAAAAGGTACGCTTACCCTCTGGGAGTTGACCTGGCTAAATACGATTATACTCGCACGTAAATAA
- a CDS encoding DUF6809 family protein, whose amino-acid sequence MRSLLEELYHGNMRPDEKRIANNPEYLQMSQHISEMMEAWKKKHTEDEYTKLEALLDLYAQAHSMELTSTFTYGFRLGAGIMTEVLTGKEELAKKLSTFSEVPSL is encoded by the coding sequence ATGAGAAGTCTTTTGGAAGAATTGTACCATGGCAACATGCGTCCCGATGAAAAAAGAATTGCCAATAATCCAGAGTATCTTCAAATGAGCCAGCACATATCTGAAATGATGGAAGCGTGGAAGAAAAAACATACTGAGGATGAATATACGAAGCTCGAAGCATTGCTAGACTTATATGCTCAAGCTCACTCAATGGAGCTAACCTCCACCTTTACATATGGATTCCGGCTAGGCGCAGGTATTATGACCGAAGTGTTAACAGGGAAGGAAGAGCTTGCTAAGAAACTGAGTACTTTTTCAGAAGTTCCGTCATTATAA
- a CDS encoding gamma-glutamyl-gamma-aminobutyrate hydrolase family protein: MERPTIGVLPLYDGDKESYWMLPGYMKGIEDAGGIPFVLPLTSDVENITRIANMFDGFLFTGGHDMNPEIYGEQIEDVCGVLCQERDVMESALFKQILELDKPAFGICRGLQLFNALLGGTLYQDMPTQFKSESSIKHKQAPPYSEPVHNVYIEKGNPLYRIIETENLRVNSYHHQGIKELSKQLIAVANAEDGLIEAVMMPEKKFVFAVQWHPEFSYKSDICNFRLFEEFVKSC, encoded by the coding sequence ATGGAGAGACCAACTATAGGCGTATTGCCGTTGTATGATGGGGACAAAGAAAGCTATTGGATGCTTCCGGGCTATATGAAAGGGATTGAAGACGCAGGTGGAATTCCGTTTGTATTGCCACTTACCTCAGATGTAGAGAATATAACTAGAATAGCAAATATGTTTGACGGATTTCTTTTTACAGGTGGACACGATATGAATCCTGAAATTTATGGTGAGCAGATAGAGGATGTTTGCGGAGTGCTCTGCCAGGAGCGAGATGTGATGGAGAGCGCCTTATTCAAACAAATTTTAGAATTGGATAAACCAGCGTTCGGCATTTGCCGCGGCTTACAGTTGTTCAACGCCTTACTAGGAGGCACGCTATACCAAGATATGCCGACTCAATTCAAGTCGGAGAGCAGCATTAAACATAAACAAGCACCTCCCTATTCTGAACCCGTTCATAATGTTTACATAGAAAAGGGAAACCCGCTTTACCGTATTATTGAAACGGAGAATTTAAGAGTCAATAGTTACCATCATCAGGGGATTAAGGAGCTGTCCAAGCAACTCATTGCTGTGGCAAATGCTGAAGATGGTTTAATAGAAGCCGTTATGATGCCTGAGAAAAAGTTTGTTTTTGCCGTTCAGTGGCATCCAGAGTTCAGTTACAAATCGGATATTTGTAACTTTAGACTGTTTGAGGAATTTGTAAAATCATGTTAG
- a CDS encoding PP2C family serine/threonine-protein phosphatase yields MWRYANASVLGTSHVKSETPCQDYSLCRVIQTSNDHEVLIAVVSDGAGSASYSQIGSELACSLFVDEITSYLSTGNSIHKLDREFYKEWVIRFQNEVKARADAMGLSSREFACTFLSVVIDNSCAVFAQIGDGAIVTNSPEEEDEYNWQFWPQQGEYENTTYFVTQTNATEMLQFSLLSGRVCSEIALFTDGIQRLALHYQSQSAHSPFFRPFFTVLRDQQEAESDKFTNSLRAFLESDKVNSRTDDDKSLILATRRKATPSGEKSS; encoded by the coding sequence GTGTGGAGATATGCAAATGCATCTGTATTAGGCACTTCGCATGTAAAGAGTGAAACCCCATGCCAGGATTATTCCTTGTGTCGTGTGATTCAAACATCTAATGATCATGAAGTTCTTATTGCGGTAGTATCAGACGGAGCGGGTAGCGCGAGTTATTCGCAAATTGGTTCTGAGCTCGCTTGTTCGCTATTTGTTGATGAAATAACGTCATATCTTAGTACAGGGAATAGTATCCATAAGCTTGATCGCGAATTTTACAAAGAATGGGTAATACGCTTCCAGAATGAAGTCAAAGCGCGGGCGGATGCTATGGGGTTATCATCCAGGGAATTCGCTTGTACATTCTTGTCAGTAGTAATTGACAATTCGTGCGCTGTATTTGCTCAGATTGGTGATGGGGCGATTGTAACGAATAGTCCCGAGGAAGAAGACGAGTATAACTGGCAATTCTGGCCTCAACAGGGAGAGTATGAGAATACAACATATTTTGTGACTCAAACAAACGCCACCGAAATGCTTCAGTTTAGCCTGTTATCAGGTAGAGTTTGTTCTGAGATTGCTCTATTTACAGATGGTATTCAAAGGCTTGCTCTGCACTATCAATCACAAAGTGCCCACAGTCCATTTTTTCGACCTTTTTTTACAGTACTTAGAGATCAACAAGAAGCAGAATCTGATAAATTTACAAATTCACTCAGAGCTTTTCTTGAATCGGATAAAGTCAATAGTCGCACGGATGATGATAAAAGCTTGATTCTGGCCACAAGGAGGAAAGCTACGCCTTCTGGTGAAAAAAGTTCATGA
- a CDS encoding helix-turn-helix transcriptional regulator, producing MYKRIRDLREDKDLTQQEMAKLLHISQATYSRYESGELDIPTAVLITLSKFYSVSIDYLLNQTDIAKPEEGKSK from the coding sequence ATGTATAAAAGAATTCGGGATTTACGAGAAGATAAGGATTTAACTCAGCAGGAGATGGCCAAGTTGCTGCATATTTCACAAGCAACCTATTCTCGTTATGAGAGTGGGGAGTTGGACATACCTACTGCCGTATTGATCACGTTATCTAAATTTTACAGTGTCAGCATCGATTATCTGCTTAATCAAACAGACATTGCTAAGCCGGAAGAAGGAAAATCAAAGTAA